The genomic DNA GGTTGCAAGACTACAGAAGCCGGGTGGAAAGGAGGAATGCACCACCTGAATCCACTTAACGCTGAAGAGGAAAGGCAAATCTCGGGCAGGGGCTGCGGGTCAGCAAGCTCTAGCGCATGCGCGGAGCAGTGCATCCCTGCCATCCCGGCGTGGAGAACGCAGGAGGGTCAGGCGcttaaggtcattcttggctacacagTTCAAACTTGCGTAGGCTGCGTAAGAGCTCggatttaaataaatgaataaatattaaagtCTTCTCACTTGTCCAATTTATAATTTCCTCTGCTAATCTCAATTTTGCACCAGCCCCATCTAATTAAAAGACAGGGGGGTTAACAGCTCAAAAACGTGGCAGCCTGATGTCAATCAATCCTAGGATTTGCCTAGCCACCTCCTTTGGCCTCCACTTGTAGATGAtgacatgcacacacctacacccacacatgtcacacatgtgcaagaataaatatttttaaaggcagaGAGGACAAAGCGAGTTCTATTGGGtcattcacacacatgaatgtTCTGTAGGTGGGCCGGAACTGTGCCTCCCCAGGATTGATCATTTAGATTATGATCGAGAACCAGGAAGTTCCAAAGGCACCTTTTCCAAAAGCTCCttgcagagcgcttgcctagagtcccccccccccccagggtgcTTTGGGTAATGGCTGAGAACCCCCCAGGAAGGGGTCGGGGTCCTttctcagcggtagagctcttgcctaggctCCCTCAGTGAGGGGCTGTGTCTGTAGCTCAGATGTAGAGCACCTGCCTactgaggggctggagacatggaaTGAGTTAAGGAGCCTGACTGGAATTCCCTATCGAGGGTCTGGAGGTGCGACTCAGCCATTGAGCAGTTGTCTAGATTTTAGGTGCTAGAGCTTGAACACCGAGTTCACCCCCACTGGCGGCTGTGGTCACACAGGGACAGGGTCTCAATTTGCATCTCTGGCCCTGCAGGTGAAGTCCCAACTCCTAGCCTGGCCCGCCCACCATGGTTTCTCTGACATAAGGAACATATAGAAGGTCATATAGACATAACCTTCTGAGCAGAAAGGGCTGTGCCGGAGGAGGGAAATTCCCCCCTCTGGGACCTCTAGTGTATGCCTCTCTTGGGGCCCCATGTTGCAATGGAAGGCAAGGAGCCAAGGGACTTATTACCCAAGGCAGGATGGGCCCCATCCAGAGGTCAATAAGAAGGAGCTGTGGGACAGGAGCTCATGCCCAGAACCGAGTTGTGCCCTGCTGAGCTCTCTGCCACGGTAAGTGACAGCCATCCCCTAGTCGGAGCGCCGATGTGGATGTCCCAGAGCCACTGAACGTCCGTCTATCCATGTGCCCCTCAGAAATCAAAGGCTATGGCAGTCTGACTCACCCCAGCATGGGAAGGGTCTAAGGCGAGGCTCTCGATTGTCTCTTGCAGTACTTAACAGGATGAAGAACCTTtcatttctcctccttttccttttcttccttgtccTGGGGCTGCTGGGCCCCAGCATGTCACTGTGTCCCATGGATGAAGCCATCAGCAAGAAGATCAATCAAGACTTCAGCTCCCTACGTGAGGATCCCCCCATCCAACCTTACTGAGGGCCTCACAGACTAGCCTCAGCCTCAAACTCACCCTGTCTACAAGCTCCGACCCAACCTCGAACTGCCTTACCTTGACCATGGTTCCAACCCACAACCTAGCTTCTTCCAACCATTACCCCCAAACCTCCTCTCACTCCAAAAGGCCCCACTCTGTGGTCCACGGAGCCTCCAGTGCCTGAATCTCTTGCCTCAGCCCCCTGAGTGTTTGGAGCCACCGTGCTGGGCTCTCTGGGGGcaaaatatttttctgcaaaCATGTATGCTgttcatgtctgtgtatgtgtgtttatatatgtggtGCACGACGTAAGTGAAGGCACGCGTGTGTGCTTAGGCATGTGGAGGCTTGAAGCTGATGTAGTGCTGTCATCCCACTCTcagttgaacccagggcttgtgGGTTTGTGATCATCTCTTTAGCCATCATGCTCTGGGcctccctgtctgcctgtctcctgaatgctaggattataggtgccCCCACACCATGCATGCCTGTCTTCtaaatgggttctggggatcttgGCTCTGGTCTCCCCACTTGTGAGTCAAATCTCTAGCTACCATCATCTTCTCACTCTGCTAGAAGACTTGGGCTTCCTTGTCAGTGCCAACCCCAAAGACCCTCCCCCCTGCCCCTGCAAAGATGCAGGTGGGGCCCCCTGGTTGTATAACCCCTCCAATCTTCCCTTCTGCAGTGCCAGCTGCAATGAAGAACACTGTCCTACATTGCTGGTCAGTCTCCTCCAGAGGGAGGCTGGCCTCCTGCCCAGAAGGTGAGTGCAGACTCTGTTGTTCAGCCTTTCCTGAAACTCCTTCCTTTTCCGGGCCCCCCATATGCCCCTCCTTAGGACTCCCTCCCGGACGTccagtcttcctgcctcccagcccagCTCCAGAGCCATTAGCCTCCCATGGAGTCATCTTTCACTCTGTCTGTGGTGACAGCCTCCAGCCTCCTCACCCCATCTCAGCCTCTCACCACTGCAGTCTTCCAGCTTTTCGGGGGCTTCTTTCCTTGCAGGCACAACCGTCACTAGCTGCTCCTGTGGCTCTGGCTGTGGCTCATGGGACGTCCGTGAGGATACAATGTGTCACTGCCAGTGCGGAAGCATAGACTGGACAGCGGCCCGCTGCTGTACCCTGCGGGTTGGTTCCTGAGGACGGTTGATTGAGAACTGAGCTTGCCCTCCGAGTGCTGCCGAGGGATGAGCTTGCCCACCATGCCCTgcagaggagggatggggatggggagagcGCAGGGGGCAGGAAACGAGATGAGGGTCTGGAAATACACAATgggatgatggtggtgataaagATGCACGGTAAAGTGGACTCAGGCCTTGCGTGGCTTCTTTAGTGGAGAAGGGTGTGTGTTGAAATTGTCGCACAGCACTGTGACTTTGACTCCCTCCTGCCTACCCTACCTCTCTGATAGAGTCTCAtagagtccaggctggcctcgaacggTACTCACCATCACAACCGAGATAGGACCTTAGTAGGACCGAAGGTCCAGAGCTCTCAAGCCTGTCTTTCACCTCTGTGGATGCAATGTCAATTACCTGTTTTTCAGCCAGCGGCACCCAGGGCACTTACACCCCCACGAATACTAGAATATAAACACCCTGGGCAGAGGCTATCTTTTTCCTTGTATCTTGAGCTTAGAATAAAGTCTAGCCTTGGTGCTAGTAAGTATCTATAGAGTGAGGGCTGgtgggatggttcagtgggtaaggatgCTGCTGCCAAGGccgatgacctgaatttgatgcctggaacctacatggtggaaggagagagtggactcctgcaagctgtcttcTCCCTTCCACATGTGCACTGAGGCTcgtgtgcaccacgtgtgtgcacacaataaacactaatgaatgaatgaatgaatgaatgatgcaataaaaatgtcttttgagcctggcatggtggtgcacgcctttaatcccagtacttgcaaggcagagacaggaggatctctgtgtctaaggccagcctggtctacaaatccaAATTCCAGGACAGTGCTACacagggggtgggaggtggggggatgagggggtggggggcggcccagaaagaaaggaaatgtctACTAACAGGATCTAGACTTACCTAGAAGACACACACCTGGGCATGCCTGGAAGGGAGTTGGTTAATTGGGTTTATTAAAGTGGGAAGACCCTGAATGTGTGTGGTACCATCTCACAGTCAAGGTcctgactgaataaaaaggagaaggtgggagctggagagaatTAAGAACACTAGCAGCTCCTGTAAAGGACCCAACTCAGATTCTCAGCATCATCTTTGGCCAGCTGACAGCCACCTCTAACTCATGTGCCATACACACTTatatagcatgcacacacacacgcgcgcgcgcgcgcacacacacacacacacacacacacacacacacacacaaacgtgcacGCATGCATTCACGAACTAGCAGTGgggcctgcagagatggctcagaagttaagagctctTGCCGTTCTTCCAGAGAACGAAGTTCATTTTCCACCACTCAAATGAGGTGTGCCTTAGTTAGGGtaaccatgaccaaaaagcaagttggagaggaaagggtttatttagcttacacctccacatcaTTGTAGGAAGTCaagacaagaactcaagcagggcaggaacttgtaggcagagctgatgcagaggccacggaggaatTCTGcacactggcttgcttccttccccttctttgctcagcctgccttcttgtagaacccaggaccaccagcccaggggtggcagcAGAAACAATGAGCTGGGCTCTCTGCCACTATcagtaactgagaaaatgccttgtaGCAGGATCTCATGGAGGTGTTTCTCCAACTGAGGTTCCTCCCtctggtgactctagcttgtgacaATGTGTCACAAAACCAGCCATTACAAAGTGGCTCAAGACCACCTATATCTTTGGCTACAGGAGATTTGACACCTCTGACCTGTGCATGCACCTGTACTTATGGGCAAAGACCCACATTTAGATACAAACATTCcttcacataattaaaaataataaaatataaactggGTCTACACccagcacacctttaatcctagcactccagaggcagaggcaggtgaatctctgagttcagtcAGTCTGATTATCAGTgtgatttccaggacagtgagagctacacagaaatcctgtctcaagaaacaaaacaaacaaccaaacaaccaaaacaaaaaacaacaaccttCCCAccccaaaaaaggaaagaaaaaggaaaaacttatgggccagcaagatggctcgtGGGtagatgttgtggtttgccctggagttatctgtattttgatgctaattccactgccccaaggatggctgcctagtcagtactcaggaatcaggtgacttcaccagaaccttctccccattgaatttgtaaagtacaggtgggGGGggatacaggatagaaggaggcctgtcattggaggagaaggaaggatgggcgggagagaagtttgaaggaagaggaggagactggaatggaaaggagaagagacaggagggagagagaagccatggcaggacgatggaggctgatgttaagattctgctctgtgtatttacagttgttattaatgttcctaagggatgggtgatactgggctttgtatgtttaggtgggcaattatatcttatcaattggatctaaggttattgtgttgtgtgttctttaatgtgtagatttaagtgtaatggagtgtgggcgACTGCTCTGGGCCGCCACTGAGTTAGGATGTGTTTCCGAccagatacctagcagatatcttggggcactttGGTGCcggacctagcgggataaaagacaaccatactttttttatttttttatatttttacaacaacaggtagAGGCCCTGCTTCTAAGCTGACCATctacacacaagtacacaaaataaaataaatttaaatgtaaaaaaaaatgggggccgaGGAAAGATGGATCAACGGTTAAGAGCATGTATGGCTTTCTCAGGGGACCCAAGTATAGTTTCCATCCCAGTCACCTCTTACTCTAGCTCTGGAGATGTCTGATgccctctggtctctgcaggcacctgcacttgCGTGCACACGTCCACACTCGagtatgcataatttaaaaaaaaacaaaacagaggtgggggatttagctcagtggtagagcgcttgcctaacaagtgcaaggccctgtgttctgtcctcagctccggaaaaaaaaaaaaaaaaccaacaaaaaaataaaacaaaacatgttgGATGTGGTGGCCTCCTacttttaattccagtacttgggaaatAGAGACAGACTGCTGGTGTAAGGCCACCTTGGTCTACCTAGtcagtgctacatagtgagactctgttacAATGAATtaagaatgaataaaatgttttacattgtctttgatattgaaagttttttttaatttattattattttttaaagatttattcatttattatatataagtacactgtagctgtcttcagatacaccagaagagggcatcggatctttttacagatggttatgagccaccatgtggttgctgggaattgaactcaggacctctggaagagcagtcggcgctcttaaccactgagccattttttatTTAGTCACTTTACAACCTGCTTACTGCCACCCTCCTGGTCACTCCTTCCCACAATGCTTCTCccatcttcccccttctcctctgagtgtaCCCCTACCCTGTTATTCACGTCTCTGTgtggcttcctctcccactgaggacagcaGACCAGGCAGCCCAGCTGGGGGAACACAACCCACACacaggcagcagcttttgggatagccccattCTAGTTGTTtgggtcccacatgaagaccaagctgcacgtctgctgcatatgtgtagGAAGGCCTAAGTCCAGCCCTCGTATGTTCTCTGGtttgtggttcagactctgaaagccccaagggtccaggttagttgattctgttggtcttcctgtggagtcctgtCCCTGTcagggcctgcaatccttcctctcGATCTTCCATGAGTCCTGAGCTCCGTTCATTGTGTGGCTGTggctgtctgcatctgtctgagtcagctgctgggtggagtctctcagaggactgcatgctcctgtctgcaaacataagtgAGCATCTTTAATAGTGTCCGGGATTGGTGCTTACCCATGGCATGGGTCTCCAGTTGGGCTGgctattggttggccattcccttggtctctgctccattccccacgcctgcatttcttgtagacagaataaattttgggttgaaagttttgtgggtgggttggtgtctctactGCTCCTCTGGGGTTCCTGCTTGGCTACAggtgtcttcttcttctttttttttttttttaaaaaaaaacattttattgattctttgtgaatttcacatcatgtactccaatctcactcatctcctcgtccctccatatctgccctctgcccttgcaatgTCACCTGagaaaatgacaacaacaaccaa from Rattus norvegicus strain BN/NHsdMcwi chromosome 12, GRCr8, whole genome shotgun sequence includes the following:
- the Retn gene encoding resistin isoform X1; this encodes MLQWKARSQGTYYPRQDGPHPEVNKKELWDRSSCPEPSCALLSSLPRASCNEEHCPTLLVSLLQREAGLLPRRHNRH
- the Retn gene encoding resistin precursor; translated protein: MKNLSFLLLFLFFLVLGLLGPSMSLCPMDEAISKKINQDFSSLLPAAMKNTVLHCWSVSSRGRLASCPEGTTVTSCSCGSGCGSWDVREDTMCHCQCGSIDWTAARCCTLRVGS